The window AAAATATAGCCCTAGGACATGTGATCTTCCCTAAAATAGCAAATAAAGACTATTCATGACACATATGGGCACTTGCACTAGAGTCAACAATCCAAACATGATCAACAACAATTAGAGAAGTAATTAGGGTTGTAAGTGCTAAAGTGTTACTACTACACTCATTGGCAAATGCAGTAAACTCAACATCTGGTGGGAATTTGCCTTTGGCGAAGAACTTATACATCTGCTTTTGAGTCATCTAACTTATGCCTTTCTCAAACATATCTTTTTGAGAATTTCTTCCGCTATCGTCTTCTTCTACATGACAAGGTGATAAAAATCCTCTTGCATGTTCTTTATGAAACAAGTAAGCTTAGGACACCTGATACtgtgatttcttcttcttgatcttTCCTTTGAAACAGTCAGGGTAACCAACAATTTTGAAACATTCCTCCTTGATATGGCCTCCTTTTTGACAGTGGACACATAACTTTTCCTCTTTTGTCAACACTGGCTTATTTTTCTTATCATCAATCTTAGGCTTATAAGAGTTTGATACTACATTACCTACAAATTTAGACAACTCAAATGTAGACTCCAATTGTAGATCCTTTTGCTTTTCAACTCTCCAAATCATTGAAAACGCCTTGTTAAGGCTAGGATAGAGATTTAACAATAACACTTGATTCCTGGcatattcaaattcattatttAAACTAGCCAAGAACAACATCAGTTGATCTCCATTATAGAACTTTTGAATGACATTACGAGCCTTACCATAGGTACATTAAGTGTGAGATTAAGTGGCTAGTGTATCTTCGGGTAGAATTCAATATCTTTCCCTCATTGCCAATACCTTTACATTAGACAATCAATCTTCAATTTACATTGCTTTTAACTGTGTTTCATGAAGAAACAAAGCATATTGCCATTGACTGTCATATAGTTCGAGAATGCATATTGgatagttttattaaaacacaTAATATGACATCCAGATTTCAAGTAGCTAATGTCTTTATAAAGCATTTGAGTTCAATGAAAATGCTACCATGTTTGAGCAATATTGAAATGGTATGTTTACTATCTCAACCTTGAGAGATGGGTGATGGAATTATGAAGGGTATATTGTATCATAATAGGATGAATTGTAGTATAGTATAGTATATCTTGTATAAAGAGTGAGTTACGAAAGAGTGAAAGTTCAAATTGAATTGTTGTTGTATGAATACATCTCCACACTCTGTTTTCAATACAATGAAATGAATAAACATTTATTTTCTTGTCCTTTTATTCCACAAGTACACTCCCCGAAGATTTTTAACTGTTAtcactgttagggattattgccagttaatcaactgtagcgcagcggaattgcggtttaacaTTTATTTCGAATcccttttagtttgatctttgtccgttaaccattgattgaataaaaccttttaaaccgtttaaggatataaacatacccggactgtctcttctagagacggctgaagaatccacaaggtagtaagatctccgtagtcaggtgcacgaacagctatcgagctagaaccggtgctagccgaagaacgaatgaagaactggagagattttgatatttgccaacaaaaACCCACTTTCTCTAAAACATGTTTCTGCGAATTCACTTGATGGTTTCAAGTGGTGGCCGAATTTGATGTATATCTTAATTAGggttttaatgttttaatttatatatatagtgtattcctaaacctaattggtttagggttaattggttaattacaaaactaatccaatcctaatctaattacataaataaataccaataatgtttattctatgcaattaattatgattagattaaatttaattaccccaattaaacaaacaacactaattaataaatcaacgtattagtttaattaattattcactgaatgcaatttcattaatttacaaattaattaattacatcccgtaaactaattaatcaattaaatactcaacacttaagaccattaatcaattaccttgatacaaagtatcaattaatcaattaattaaccaccaattaattaccttgatattttactatcaatcaattaattaatttcatctctccaatgtaccgttctataagttctaactcagatgttcgatgtgcacgatcctatgggactgtccttagctagcagtgggctcacggcccacagatagtaagtgggttctagcaaaccattactgcccctaaccaagacagagtttcagcagtctaaagatgcagagaccctgtagttatctcttaacttcttttaccatttgatatcgatattataaactagaggcatggcggctgtcatcctctctgatgtttatgatatttcttgatcttaagtagattgatgaaacagataagtaaactacttatcagggtgtggccacacacttatcaatctcacttatcaagtggcatgtgatatcatctcactattacatgagtggtaattccatcacttcaatatcaataccaacgtgttcacctgttcacccaatcatacccgtatttagcatcctgttatagacctgttaggcgtatgtcaaagtgaaccgaatcccatattgatattataatgaaatctggtctgaagatagttagagacctacttaagaaaactaattacacaaccaccatgtagttttctcaggtggatcgatccagtcacatgtatacaacatgtacccatattcacaactgacttatcaagtgctatggttagtatcaattactaccatacagtcgtcgaatatacaagtctgtggtcctaatcattcccatgatagaatagacttgggatatggttttacgattatcaattaatggattctctattcatattatagcacaagatataaatgaactagattaatgcctttattaatgtaacacaaatagtgtatctatgcaagaataataaaaaagcataatacaatatacatgaaccaatgcctaagaactagggcacaccaacagtctcccacttggactagttCCAAGTAGGCATTGCCCTAATCCCTATAGATCTAGTATGACCATCATGTAGGCATTGTACAAGTGCCTTGGTAAACGGATCTGCGACATTATTCTCGGTGTCAACTCTCTGTAATGTAATGTCACCTCTCGTCTGGATCTCCCGGATGAGGTGAAACTTTCTAAGTAcatgtttggatctcttgtgtgatcAGGGCTCGAGTGCTTATGCTATGGCACCGTTGTtatcacagaaaacatcaactgcaCCTAGGATAGTAGGAACTACACCTAAGTCAGTTATGAACTTAttgatccaaactgcttcctttgcagcGTCGCATGCAGCTATGTACTCAATTTCCGTTGTAGAATCGGAAATGGTAGGCTGCTttgaggatctccaactaatggcaccgccattcaggagaaaaaCATAACCAGACTGTGATTGTTTCTGGTCCTCATCAGTCTCGAAACTTGcatcagtgtaacctgatactgccagctcctcttgcccaccaaaaactaaaaagagaTCCTTGGTACGCTTAAGGTACTTTAGGATAGCCTTAACTGCCTTCCAGTGCTCCTCGCCGGGATCTGACTGGTACCGGCTAGTCATTCTaagtgcaaatgcaacatctggccttgtacataacatagagtacatgataGATCCTATGGCTGACGCATATGGGACCTTTTCCATGTTCTCTCTGTCCTGCTTTGTCTGAGGACAATCTTTCTTACCAAGTTTCAACCCATGGTGCATAGGCATgaatcctttcttagcctggtccATGCTGAATCTTCTAAGAACTTTATCTATGTATattgcctgactcaagcctagaagtctgttggatctatctctgtagatcctgatccctaagatcgtttcggcttctcctaagtctttcattgcgaagcatttactcaaccactgcttcactccttgcagtgttggtatatcgcctccaatgagtagtatgtcatcgacatacaatatcaggaaagtggatatgctcccactgaatttcatatacacacaaggttcatcaggattctgcacgaaaccatattcagttatggcttcagtgaatctctgattccaagacctagatgcttgcttcaatccataaatggatctttgaagcttacatactcggttaggatacttcggatcAATAAAACCCTCTAGTTGTGTCATGTAGACATCCTCCAGTAACTTCCCATTCAGGAAAgcggttttaacatccatctgccatatctcatagttataccatgcagctatggccagtactatcctaatggatttgaacatagcaactggtgaaaaggtttcatcatagtcaattccttggatttgtctataaccttttgccaccagtcgccccttgaaggtgttaccggcttttaatttgaaacaccacttgcagccaattgttttaacacccggaggtggatccaccaagttccacacctggttatcacgcatagactgcatttcagcctccatagctttacgccattgatctgattatgggctttcaatagcctcttgatAAGTCTTGGGCTCATCTTGGTCATCGACCATTATGTCCCCATCATCAGTCACGACAAAACCGTACCTTTCAAGTTGATGACGTGTCCTATCAGACCTTCTAGGTTCCTGTGTAACTAGTTCAGCCTCCTCAATTTCTTAAGGACCTAAATCAGTTAcctgagcatcctcagcatcTGCTGTAGGAGTcggtgagtcttgaatctcagcgAGATCAATATTGCTCCTACTGTCtgctttggaaaggaattccttttccaaaaagactgcaaacctggccacgaatgttttattctcggctgggttgtagaagtaataacccttagtttccttagggtaacccacgaactggcatttgacagatttggactctagtttgccactcatcaatttcttgacatgtgcatcacaaccccaaatcttcatgaagaaaacgttgggctttcggcctgtccataattcatatgatgttccttcaactgccttgctcggtgtattgttaattatatgagcagcagtttccaaagcaaatccctaaaaggagatagggagagaagcttgactcatcattgagcggaccatgtcgagcagggtcctattcctcctttctgacactccattccattggggtgtaccaggaggagtgagttgggatacaatcccacactctctcaagaatgagacaaactcttggctcaagtattcgccccctctatcagcCCGGAgcacttttactttcttgccaagttgattttctacttcatttttaaaatctttgaatctcagaagagtttcagatttatgtttcatcagatacacatactcataccggctatagtcatctgtgaaggtaacgaagtacagaaaaccagatctagcactaGTGCTCATtagaccgcatacatctgagtgtatgTCGAATGACCATAGTGCTCCATTAGAgtaaagcctagttatgcgtttctcatttatgtggccaagacggcagtgccagatatatgtaggatttagttcattagtcttaatccttttagcgtttatgttatagattgattcactacgttttagatcaaggatatacaagccattttctagaaatgcggttccataaacaatattgccacgatgtatagaaatcctaccacgtccaatattaaaattaaaaccggaaaTATCCAACATGGAAACTGGGATaatattcctgcgcattgcaggtacaaaacaacaatctctaagttctaaaactaaaccagtaggcatctctaaagtgtaatctccgatctccaaggcctctacacgagcaccattaccgactcgaagatccacttcaccagatcctaacaacctcctatttctcagtccctgcacatttgaacaaatgtgagtaccacatccagtgtctaaaacccaagatgtagaaatagccagatttatctcaataacataaatgccagaactagaagctttagccttctgtttctcccttagctttggacacgtgttcttccagtgtcccttctcattacactcgtgacagatatcatctgccaaggccaacctacctttaggagctgccgccttccttgtctttgacttggccttttgggcgttcgccttggacttggacttggcctttcccttaggtgTGTCCCCTTTGTTGGCTGGTAAGGTAGCAATCAGTACAGATCCCTTCCACTCATGTCTACAAACCTTTTGTGAGTTCATAGGAAAGTCAAGGAAATCAGTCCctgaaagtttttccttttccaggagtggtctgagtgagttgttgcttgttgcattcattatttcttttatgtaacttggtgatttttatctacgtggaaaaattacattagagttagaataaagggcttaagccaaagatcaaattaataatccattttaatttgttattggtgatatttatttggctgtcttgaccaagatccacaaaccatcaataatagaccgagctagggctccgccgtcgaccattgatgatttggtaggataaactatccaatcctccgcaaggactcttggtttgatgggctttgtgacacttagcccatctgtgcttagggcccgctctgagctaatgctatccacgttgagtccaaccaccatacacgcgttagccataccgaagtatcctaaccctcgacggcccactaattactacagcatacctgctacggcacgtcatacactgtagcactacatgggaggaagaggtgtgaatctggaaagcacttttaagcgactcaatatttcattatccggattaattaagtgatacggctttaacatataattatcgcgggtgatgatctgatgatcgttgctacttatatttcatgttatactaagcaattgtataatcaaaataaacatagagactctatgggccttataatacatcctagtgaaactagatatactatctaatcttcacgggcttgcttcaagtctcattgggctcccaccatgggcaTGGACCATCTTGGCTTCTTCACGACCAGttacaattttatgaatagaacctattctaaaattacattaatgaaagaatggcacgcagaccatatttcccaaaataaattaaattacaaaccgactttaatttaggaCCCATAGAATTCTATACCACATTGCTGCACGAtaagacatataaatataatgcatgatcatgacattccaaaatcatctaataaagttaagccgagttacttagaGTGAAATCGCCAATcttaccatatgtgactaaggcccacaaaggcccaaacggttaacatcaATTTGtatgtaaaattataattttgctcccactgaattttagggtcgtcacatatctaaaattagccctcccaatttaaaccggtgtcacggtctattgggccaatttcacaaattaaccatattcaattttatacaaattaccAATTCGatcaaaattaaatatgcatgccaatcaaaatattttaataccaattaatttttattcaaaacacgtttaataaattaaacggtattagggccctgattttattaaaattacccgagaaaaatttaaaacaaaaatcagTCCCGTCCAATCCAAAATtaaaacataattttaaattttcaacgGACTCGGGACAGcgacggggctgctgtccgtGGACAGCAGCCCCGTGACTGCTGTCTGGCGGACAGCATCAGTGCTGctgtccgcccaacagcagccgcggggctgctgttcgcggacagcagtcccgcgaCTGCTGTTCCGTGTCCGTTAagtattttttttccatatatataatttataattttatttactgttttaaaactaaatttcaGCACAACTAAACACAAAATAAGcagaaaatatatattctaaaactTCCTAAACTAATTACTTAACATAGGAAttaataggaattttcaaaactaatttggaaaaataataaaaaccaaatcttattaatttttaatcaatcaaaacggactaaaccatggctctgataccactgttagggattattgccagttaatcaactatagcgcagcggaattgcggtttaaaatttatttctaatcccttttagtttgatctttgtccgttaaccattgatcgaataaaaccttttaatccgtttaaggatataaacatacccggactgtctcttctagagacggctgaagaatccataaggtagtaagatctccgtagtcaggtgcatgaacagctatcgagctagaatcggtgctagccgaagaacgaatgAAGAACTGGAAAGAttttgatatttgccaacaaaaACCCACTTTCTCTAAAACATGTTTCTGCGAATTCACTTGATGGTTTCAAGTGGTGGCCGAATTTGATGTATATCTTAATTagggttttagtgttttaatttatatatacagtgtattcctaaacctaattggtttagggttaattacaaaactaatccaatcctaatctaattatataaataaaatccaataatatttattctatgcaattaattatgattagattaaatttaatcaccccaattaaacaaacaacactaattaataaagcaacgtattagtttaattaattattcactgaatgcaatgtcattaatttacaaattaattaattacatcccgtaaactaattaatcaattaaatactcaacacttaagaccattaatcaattaccttgatacaaagtatcaattaattaaccaccaattaattaccttgatattttactatcaatcaattaattaatttcatctctccaatgtaccgttctataagttctaactcagatgttcgatgtgcacgatcctatgggactgtccttagctagcagtgggctcacggcccacagatagtaagtgggttctagcaaaccattactgcccctaaccaagacagagtttcagcagtctaaagatgcagagaccctgtagttatctcttaacttcttttaccatttgatatcgatattataaactagaggcatggcggctgtcatcctctctgatgtttatgatatttcttgatcttaagtagattgatgaaacagataagtaaactacttatcagggtgtggccacacacttatcaatctcacttatcaagtggcctgtgatatcatctcactattacatgagtggtaattccatcacttcaatatcaataccaacgtgttcacctgttcacccaatcatacccgtatttagcatcctgttacagacctgttaggcgtatgtcaaagtgaaccggatcccatattgatattataatgaaatctggtctgaagatagttagagatctacttaagaaaactaatgacacaaccaccatgtagttttttCGGGTGGATCGATCTAGTCACATGTATACatcatgtacccatattcacaactgacttatcaagtgctatggctagtatcaattactaccatacagtcgtcgaatatacaagtctgtggtcctaatcattcccatgatagaatagacttgggatatggttttacgattatcaatcaatggattctctattcatattatagcacaagatataaatgaactagattaatgcctttattttttttttttttggtagaaaaggaaaagaaaaatgaataacaacaaactacccaggaattagtctagggaagctaaccccaatcctatcttctaagagaagatgagagatgaaactaggggaaacaggaagggtagtaacgcctaacgtcccttcatggcccgccgccgccaagcgatcagcaacacgattctgctctctaaaaatgtgtctgaactctacgaactcaaaggaggagcaaagccttataatagctttgatgaggttgcgactgttaagacccatagaatgattctcagaaatcattttgattgcttccaaattatcagactccacagagagcctcttaacacccagccttttagcaagattgattccagtaagaatagcccagagctccgcagaaaaggaagaacccaaccctaaattctgggagaacccagaaagccagacgccccctacatctctaagcacacctccagccgcaatcttaccgttactgaggcaggaaccatcagtattcagcttcacaaccccctctcttggcctgctccatcccacgagatggacatcacaacactgagaggctctggcaagggactctcctttgaaactatcgataatagagaaaagttttttcgagaagaaatcagctaagtttgtcataaaaacagttttatctccaaaaatctcctcgtttctccatttccaaacttggtgacagataatagcaaagaaaatgtcaccatgctccatgtatggaagcaactttcctctaacaccatcagagaaccagtcgacctcagaatgtgccatgaaggaagagaaaatatggtgtgggagaattttcctccaaacctctttactattagagcaatctctaagagcatggcacaaagtctcaacatggcctctgcatctactgcaagctccagaatcagccaagtgccttctgtgcctatccgaattagtaagaagcctgtccttaacgcccagccacaggaaactcctaatacggaaaggaactttaagggtccaaatcgacttccacacatccgagggaggatcagatctaaagagagagaaagcttcaaaggccgatttgcaagattaatgcctttattaatgtaacacaaatagtgtatctatgcaagaataataaaaaagcataattcaatatacatgaaccaatgcctaagaactagggcacaccaacaatcACCACgtttttaattgtaattatcATGGAAAATAAAGTTGTTAGACTAGTAGATATGACGGTCATGATTGTGAAGATAATAAGATTTAAAAAGGCATAAAGCTCAATTTAGTCCCTAACCTATACACCCAAAACTAATAGAGTCCCCATTCTTCCAAAATCTCCAATCAACACCATATCCTCTCCTAAAATCTCCAATCAACCCCTATCTCTTAAATTGTTATACGCCTTAGTTAACTCTCTGTCAAATGTAATTAGAGCACCCCTAGTGGTTTATAAAAGGGACTGATctgcaaataaaaaagaatggaaGTGTGTATCTAACCATTAGGATAGAGAAAATACCAGTATCTAGATTTGGATGGTATCCAAATTTAGACAGTATTCTTAAATTTGAAGAGTGTGAAACAAAAGGGCAGTTCAATGGGAGAAGGGAAACAACGCGCTGACGTGTTGCACAGGGAGAGGAGGGCGTCACCTTCAGTTGCTCAACTGCGCGTTGCTCATCTTTTTTGCGAATTTGAAGAGACACAAGCATAGAAAATACAAACACAAGTTTAcatttatgaagtttttattattatttattactcAATTATATCTTCTGGGCTAAATTTGTTTTCCAATATGGGATggatttcaaaattaattataattttattctaaaAATCAAGATTTAGctcataaattaaattattggATTTTTTGTGTATTATTTAATAAagattaataatataaataattagattaaaataaaacattattaCGTGTGAGAcccattaaaataaaataaagtatccAATCATTAGAGATGATTTATTAAGAAAGTGTTATAATATGATGTTTTGTAATAGTGTATATTGATGAGGTGACAATGGTTGGATACACCCATCACTAGAGATATTCTTAGTGACAAAGTTTACTGGCACATTCCAGGTTTAAATCTCCAATCAtccaattatttttctttctcttcattttctatttttcctcTATTCAATATTCAATACTTGGTATACCTAGTACTTAaccttttataattttttttaattgaaatacgGATCTAGCCCAATGGGAAGTCCAACCAGGTTGGTATCTCCGAAAAGGCAAagaaccaaatatataaatgaagagatgaaaaaagtatgaaaccagtacaaaaaatgttttaagaaaatctaaacatatccCTACCAAGGGTATTATCTCTAGCAAGAAGGGAGCAGAAATCTAGAAGGGTAGTTCactttttataattaacaaataactaaaacttaactaataataatattcATAATTGAGATTAAGGGCTTTTTATAGCACACATAACCCTCTATCCTTTTACCCTTCTCTCCGTGACTGTTATATTACTTGTTGGATTGTTAGTGATACTCGAGTAAATTATTTCAACCAGATAAACAATTTACTTCGTTTGTTGGCTTGAATATTAAATAGAGAAATTGGAGAaaatgaagagagagaaaaaagattGCATAATTGAGATTTAAACCTCGAATGTATTTGTAAACTTTGTCACCAATTATTTTCTAAGTAAAACTagagataaaatcaaatttaaccataacattTTAAAGAAAgtgtaaatttaattttaacacatgaattgtgtaaatttaactctaaagtGTCCagacaatatcaattttagtcctacattatcgaaaattagaaaCAATTGGCCCGATTGGTATTTAAGTCTCACTTTAAACAttctaaatatcaattatgtttaagatatttagtgtactaacaaaattacaaaaattctattaaaatGCTAAAAGTTGAATCTGCTACCTATAAGTTATTAATATAGTACGATATTTATTgcgttattaatatagttataaaaaaccaacaaaaaaaatgtacgaaacaaCTTCCATTTAATGATAAACTTGTTTattaaataacaattaaaccagtcttttcaaaatttcaataacgcaaatctaaaattgattttgtttaaAAACATTAGAGTTTATTGATAAAGTTTGATGCACTTGACTTGAAACATCGGGTTAAATATGTTTCTTAtctcttaaaaaaaaacctaaatatAGTGTTCCTAAATAACAGAAGCTAAATATTTTCCACATCCCTTGAAGCTTGAAAGAGTCCAAAAAAGTACCATATGCAATTAATTAATGAGGTCCCAACATCCAACTACTCAGTAGTATGACTTGCCTCTCTATATTGGCTACCTAATAGTAATTTGGTTCACACAGTAGTCTCATTTTCGTGTATATAAAGGCCCCATCCTCAACCCTTTTTACTCACCCAAACACAAACCTTTCAATCTTGTTTTCTCTACATACATATTACTCAGAAAACAAAATGGCCGGAATGAAGTTAGCAGTTTTGGTAGTAGCAATAATGGTGGTTGCTGGTGCTATGTGTGCAGAAGGCATTACATGTGGGCAGGTGACAGGTGCATTTGCCCCATGTATTAGCTACCTGAAATCAGGAGGTAGTCCTACTCCTCAATGCTGCAGCGGTGTAGGCAGCATTGCAAGCGCTGCCAAAACGACCGCTGATCGCCAACAGGCTTGTAACTGCTTAAAATCAGCAGCCAAGAGCATACCTGGCATTAACCCAGCCAACACCGAGTCTCTCCCCGGAAAATGCAAGGTCAACATTCCCTACAAGCTCAGCCTCTCCACCAACTGCAACAGGTATACTTACTGTCTCTTTTGTTGTAAACTCCCTATTATAATCTTTCATTAATTTCCGATACTTAAATTGCACTGCAGCATCAAGTGAAGTGGATACAACAGCAGATAGAGTTGTAGTTTTGAGGACTCAGAATAAAGATGAGTGGTTTGTTGAAGATCATGAGGGTGAAGTCTCCACGT is drawn from Euphorbia lathyris chromosome 9, ddEupLath1.1, whole genome shotgun sequence and contains these coding sequences:
- the LOC136205362 gene encoding non-specific lipid-transfer protein 1-like: MAGMKLAVLVVAIMVVAGAMCAEGITCGQVTGAFAPCISYLKSGGSPTPQCCSGVGSIASAAKTTADRQQACNCLKSAAKSIPGINPANTESLPGKCKVNIPYKLSLSTNCNSIK